The genome window ATTGGAATGAGTCTTTCGGGAACAGTCCGGTACTCTCTGAATGAAACCTCCGCGCTGGGACTCGGCCTTGAGTTTTCCTCTGTGTTCTACGATCCGCCGCGCTATGAGATCCGGCCGAGTCTGGTATATGAGTGCCGTTTTCCGGGCAGTAAGGAGAAAGTTGAATGATAAAAGGAATATGCACACTTGCGGGCCTCTTCTTTATTGTATGCGGAGTCGTTTCCTGCGGGACCGGCCTTATCTCCGATATGGGAAGGCTGGATGAAGATCCGGAGATTGCCAGTCCGGGTGTGGAATCTTTTACGGTACCGAACCTGATAAGCGTTACCTGGAATGAAGATGAAGCCGCGGATGAGTACCTGCTGCGCCGTGCGGCGGGAGAGAACAATCCCCTGAACTGGGTCGACGTGTACAGGGGCAGTGATCTCAGCTGGCAGGATAATGGTGTTGGCAATGAGCGTTTGAATCTGTATCAGCTATATAAAATACGGGGGTCTGTTCTCTTCGGCCCCTCGGAGTCGGTGCTCGGGGTTGGGAGTGATATCTGCCGGGACCCCCATGAACCAAACGACTCGATCGCCACTGCCACAGTGCTGGAATCCGATCTGGAGTCGAACCTGTGGTATTTTGTCGCTACAAACGGCAAAGAGAGCCGGGACTTCGACTGGTATGCAGTCAGCCTGCCGCCGCGGCGCCAGGCGGTTATTGTTGTTACGGATAATACGAATACCAGTTCCACCTATAATTACATGAGCTGGTCGACTCCGTCAAAAAGTGAAGCAGATATCGTCAGCGGCGAATCACTTTCAATCCAGAATCATGAATATGAAGCTGCGGTTGTGTACTTCCGTGTTTCTCCGAACGAACAGACCTTTCTGTCTCAGCTATCCGGATACGGAGGGATGGTAATCTCGTATACAGTGAGTCTGGATCAGATAACGAATTTCAATAATGAGTAAGTAAAACCCGGAGTAGAAAAGTGGCAGATGTAAAAGGGTGGTGTATTTTTATTGCGTTTGCGGTCCTGTTTTCGGGATGCCAGTTTATCGATACCTCGAAACCGACGGGATGGGACGGAAATCTCGGCGGAGACGGGGTACAGGTGGATTCGACACTCTTCTCGGAGGACGAAACCGCCGGGGAAATTATCTTCGAGACCAACGATGAGCAGTATTCCGACCCGTACGGAAGCAGTTTCTGGTATCCCGTGGAGAATTCCGACCAGCAGCCTTTTACTGAATGGACAGTGAGTGCGGCAAAATCGAGTGGAAACCGAAACGCCGGTTTCGGGATCGTTTTCTGTCACAGCGTGGATGAAGACTCCGGCGAAGAGCGAATGCTGAGCGTCATGATTCGGACCGACAGGTATTACCAGATAGCGTCAATCATCGGAACCGAGTATGCGCCGAATACAAGCTGGACCCAGAGTTCCGCAATCTACGGGACCGGTCTTTTTAATGAACTAAGGGTACAGAGAGCCTCGGACGGTATTTTTACCCTGTATATAAATGATCAGGAGATTACTGATTTCGAGTATTCAGGATTCAGCGGAGGAAGCCAGGGATATCTGGTGGTTGTTTCTCCCCTGGAGGATTTTCCCGATGTGCCGGTGAATGTCTCGTTTAAAACCGAATAGGAAAAGAAGATGAAAAATGTCGTAGTACGAAGTTTGACGCTTTTTGTTATCTACAGCCTGGTTCTTGCACCCTTGCCGTTGTTCAGTGAAACACCCCGGGATGCCCTGTTGCGCGGGCTGCCGACGTATGAAAAAGACCCGGACAGTGCATACTCCGCCGAGATAGGAGGCGCCGGGGGAGTTATCTCCTTCGATGGCGTTACGGTAGACGTGCCCGCCGGTGCGGTGGACGACACCGTTGAAATAACGGTGATCAAGCTCGGCGGAACAGCTCCGATAGGCGGAGGGCGTCAGAATGTTACCAAGGGGGCGGCGGCGTACCGCTTTCTTCCTGACGGGCAACAATTCCAAAAGCCCGTGAGTATAAGCATTCCCTATGATCCTGAAATGAATAAATCCGAAGCCGCGTTGAGCAATCTTTTTACCTATTTTTTCAATGAAGATAAACAAAGATGGGAACGTCTGGAGCGAGTTTCCCTGAATAATGAGGCGAGTACGGTAACGAGTCTGAGCACCCATTTTACCGACATGATCAATTCCACCTTAACACTGCCCGAGAGTCCTGATCCTGTGGAGTTCGACCTGAACTCGATAAAGAATCTGGAAGCGGCGAATCCTGATGCAGGAGTCCCCGGGCTGGAGGGACTGGAGGGGAGCTGGTCCGGCTCAGCCTCCTTTTCCATCCCCCTGCGGCTTCCCCCGGGACGGGGAAAGGCCTCCCCTCAGGTATCCCTGCGCTACGACAGCGGGCGATCTGCGGGGGTGATGGGTGCAGGTTTCTCCCTGCCTGTTAGCACAATTGATACGGATACGCGTTTCGGTCTGCCGGAATACGACGGAAAGGATACCTATCTGCTGGACGGCGAGGAACTGGTAAACATTACTCCCGACTCATCCTCGGGGTCGGTCTACAGGCAGCGGAAAGAGGGGCGATTCGCCCGGATAGAACGCTTTCGTTCTACTTCTGCGGGTACAGATTATTGGAAAGTAACGGACAGGGACGGGACCGTTCGTTACTACGGTAACCACGCGGCTGTAAGCGACGGCGCAGAACAGTCTGCACCCTGGCTTGGTCCCGACAGAACGAACGGAATGCAGGTCTATCGCTGGTATTTGTCGAGGATTGTCGATATGGACGGAAATACCGTCGACTACCGCTATACCTACGATGAAAGCGACAAGAATCTGTATCTGAAGAGCATATCCTGGTCAGGGATAAATGGCAATGATGCCGATGAGAGCGGTTATTATCGGATCGATTTCGGGTACAACGAGGCGGGACACCTGGAACCGACGGAGGAAAGTACGCGCTTAGGCTATTCGGTCGAGAGTAGCGGTGTGCACAGCTGGACGGGAGAGTTCGCGTCGAGTCTGAGCGGGGGCGAGCGGCAGGATGTCCGCAGCGACGGGCGCGGAAGGTTTATCTGCAAGACCTCGAAGCGCCTGGACCGGATAGGGATATCCGCGGGGGAACAGGGGAATCGAACAGAGAAGCGCTCTTATGAGTTCTATTACCGGATGGACGATTTCGGGCGGACGATTCTGGACCGGTACGAGGAATGGGCCCCGGGAGCTGCTGATGCGCTCTATTCCTTCGGCTTTGACTATTACGGTCTGGAAAAAGATATTGATGAGCTCCCCCAGGGCTTCGGGCCTGAGGAGATCTGGAGTGTAGGGTCGGGGGCGCAGGAGAAGGACCTTTCCAATTCCAGGTCCGTATCCGCCGGGGCCAACCTGTATACCGGCCTTGAAATATTCATAAAGATTCCGTTTGTCGGAAAAAAGACCCTGGTCTCTCTGGGTGTGCGGGGAGGGAGCTCCGGCGGTTCGAGCGTATCCCTGACGGATGTGGCCGATATTGATGGAGACGGCATCCCTGAACTGATCTGGAAAAGCGGAAACGATGTAAACGGCTACGCAGCGGACCCGGAGCTCTACGGCTGGGCAGGCTCCGCGGTCTCTCTTGACGGATTTAACGGTCCCCTGTCGAAAACCTCGAACTCCTCCGCCTCCCTGGGGCTCTCGATGAAAATAGGCCCGGTGTCGGGAGGCAAGACGAAACAGTGGAACTGGGCCGATGGAAAGCGTTCAATCATGGATGTCAACGGCGACGGATTCATCGATGTGGTGGAGAAGGGCACAGCCTTGTACGGTCTGAACCGGGGGGATGGTACCATCGACTGGACCGCGGGCTGGGTCGGAGGGGCCGACCCTGACCGCGCAGAATCGTATACGGAAGATGAATTAAAGGAGTTCGACGGGACATATTACCGGAAGGACCCCTTCCGCAGGTGGGACGCCTATCGCTCGGGAAGGGTACTGGTTAGCGACGAGGTCGGCTACAACCCGAATGCACAGATATCCTCCGATGGTGCGGTTGCGGAGATCCGGGCCCCGGAGCGCGGGAGCAACGCGGCGCTGACAGAGCTTGCTATAAGCGAGGATTCTCCACAGAACGGACGAAGCGATGCCGAGTATGAGCTCAGCCGCGGGGATTCCCTCTTTTTCCGCCTGAATCCGAACAAGGACGAGCGCGGAGATATCGTGGACTGGAGTACACGCATCCGCTACCGGGATATTCAGTACTTTGAGGATATGGAGGATTCCCCCGTACTCTGTTTGCCTGCACAAGTAAGCAGAAGCATGTACGAGGACGGCCTTGAGGATTTTTATACCCCCCACAGGCATGAAACAGAAAGCGACGGACATACAAGCCATTACTACACCTACGACCGGAACAGTGACTGGATTTCCGTGCTGACCCAGGGGAATATTAGTACATTGTTGTCGAAGGGCTTTTTTGTCCCGCGCCTGATCCCGGCGAATACCTTTTATTCAATTTATAACAGCCTAAGTGAAATCCATAAAAAGCAATTCTATTTCTGCTACTACCATGAACCGGCAGGAGACCGGTATCGGCTTGTTGAGGCAAAAAGGACTGTAGCCTTTAGCTGCCTGGAGAGCATCCTGAACTCGAATGCAGGCTTGCGGGCACAGCTTTCCGGCTATACCTTCCCGGATGGCGATGAGGTTTTTCCGGTCCCTGATGAAAACCAGAGGGTGTACAGCTACAGTACGGCGGCACCGCCGGTATCGGTTGAGCCGATACTCTGCAGAGCCATCGAGCCGGAAACGGCCCTGGGAGGAACAGAAAGCGACGGTACTATCCTGCTTGACCGTATGGGCAATGAGGCGGGCGATA of Marispirochaeta aestuarii contains these proteins:
- a CDS encoding SpvB/TcaC N-terminal domain-containing protein — protein: MKNVVVRSLTLFVIYSLVLAPLPLFSETPRDALLRGLPTYEKDPDSAYSAEIGGAGGVISFDGVTVDVPAGAVDDTVEITVIKLGGTAPIGGGRQNVTKGAAAYRFLPDGQQFQKPVSISIPYDPEMNKSEAALSNLFTYFFNEDKQRWERLERVSLNNEASTVTSLSTHFTDMINSTLTLPESPDPVEFDLNSIKNLEAANPDAGVPGLEGLEGSWSGSASFSIPLRLPPGRGKASPQVSLRYDSGRSAGVMGAGFSLPVSTIDTDTRFGLPEYDGKDTYLLDGEELVNITPDSSSGSVYRQRKEGRFARIERFRSTSAGTDYWKVTDRDGTVRYYGNHAAVSDGAEQSAPWLGPDRTNGMQVYRWYLSRIVDMDGNTVDYRYTYDESDKNLYLKSISWSGINGNDADESGYYRIDFGYNEAGHLEPTEESTRLGYSVESSGVHSWTGEFASSLSGGERQDVRSDGRGRFICKTSKRLDRIGISAGEQGNRTEKRSYEFYYRMDDFGRTILDRYEEWAPGAADALYSFGFDYYGLEKDIDELPQGFGPEEIWSVGSGAQEKDLSNSRSVSAGANLYTGLEIFIKIPFVGKKTLVSLGVRGGSSGGSSVSLTDVADIDGDGIPELIWKSGNDVNGYAADPELYGWAGSAVSLDGFNGPLSKTSNSSASLGLSMKIGPVSGGKTKQWNWADGKRSIMDVNGDGFIDVVEKGTALYGLNRGDGTIDWTAGWVGGADPDRAESYTEDELKEFDGTYYRKDPFRRWDAYRSGRVLVSDEVGYNPNAQISSDGAVAEIRAPERGSNAALTELAISEDSPQNGRSDAEYELSRGDSLFFRLNPNKDERGDIVDWSTRIRYRDIQYFEDMEDSPVLCLPAQVSRSMYEDGLEDFYTPHRHETESDGHTSHYYTYDRNSDWISVLTQGNISTLLSKGFFVPRLIPANTFYSIYNSLSEIHKKQFYFCYYHEPAGDRYRLVEAKRTVAFSCLESILNSNAGLRAQLSGYTFPDGDEVFPVPDENQRVYSYSTAAPPVSVEPILCRAIEPETALGGTESDGTILLDRMGNEAGDSYRVYLEPDGEDSYALVDESDSEDGTAYRTTEISSSDTLIRVRYERDGVRHTYALTQPSYRLEQVPGELFRPAVEEYFSDCRTGVPDPARLSAGQHAAFQAQAALAEISIPEDAYLLVIHNEGTVDEYSLYELSEELSAEDQAAVYSVWASFDAVESNNGTTSLFFSFLNTDGEEALWPRLLTAEEAGALCGSQDISESLFTPVSLLDGSTVYTVADNLDGDQENRLTEALRSYRIYAELFPFYNLDESDDMYSLDDETDPEYFELIEELFRTAELRVMTRLARSLTYSSNGVFPVRGSVEARTGDEISVSRNEEQAAGGWEESGVVNIPRFDGEGDTVLVPGYVHVFDSRYDFAAESIIAEDENEYDFVDTKIEDNETTLESLYGANIPREYLEGGVYGWYYGAWSGFYAWNSDWLGDAPNYSGQHNTGVTPPPYYTQLNPNPPTADTADSHLHTWGRQELVMSDDTWIGSVDVITDTSIDDNGNPVYTPYQFSVALTGETMWPTRSGGDYYWTIPNITLDEEGSSGPSQSLSFISTSRGKSTDINGEVSFGMGASGGSNRGNTQQYEGFMDINGDRFPDLVRFDKQGKGGSFTYWPGTGYGFGAAERGNKVIDYITRNSNDGLTFGASIGSSSGGGIYEADGEGFIQEFKTNVQDATAEPNLSAGINVSAAESIQNMGLLDINGDGLPDQVTGSSDLNAYLNAGGTFVGTAGFSGPAITKKVAASAGGVLSGETQGISYSHTGSFGGTFSLSGGVNVGAASATLGSSFSYGGSTKKVNGRLMDINGDGLPDYVVKDNNEGFFRVRVNTGSGFSPSEIRLYRPGWGTGMDLNADLESDLRQIANNLSFPGSAAG